From Aristaeella lactis, the proteins below share one genomic window:
- a CDS encoding cytochrome c biogenesis protein ResB produces MKRIGKFLSSMPFAITLLVLLAGACALSSTIPQGATWEQYAAQYGERIAGWILGLRLDDAFHSWWFIGLSAFLCLNLLCCNLIRLPSLLKRIKAFGDPEKMTAAKANAEAKGTGDPHQVFTTLRMRKPVNRETGTGRELLFSAGNKAGFWGAWICHLGILLLILGFALGQMTAENYTVYALPGQTKPLDNTGLTVRVDDFRTERTENGTVQQYTAMLTVADPEAHTVESGSASVNAPAGLFGYKFFQNSVGWGADVTVLKNGEVLQEDSLCAGEYIPVKDKQELVVYLQAFYPDYVQMAGMSPMTASEELNNPAYLYRIYYRGELLGMNVLMPGEEVTIDEYTVRFDNPRNYTLLAVKRDRFTFLVLLGGLITLAGLILAFWMQPRAVWAVREETGWHIYGTNRKGGALFREEFSKAASAAGFITEDTDRGGID; encoded by the coding sequence ATGAAAAGAATCGGGAAGTTTCTCTCTTCCATGCCTTTTGCGATCACGCTGCTTGTTTTGCTTGCCGGAGCGTGCGCACTGAGCTCGACAATCCCGCAGGGAGCAACCTGGGAACAGTATGCCGCACAATACGGTGAACGGATTGCCGGATGGATCCTGGGACTGCGGCTGGATGACGCTTTTCACAGCTGGTGGTTTATCGGGTTGAGCGCCTTTCTGTGCCTGAATCTCCTGTGCTGCAACCTGATCCGGCTGCCTTCGCTGCTGAAGAGGATCAAGGCATTCGGAGATCCGGAAAAGATGACAGCTGCCAAAGCGAACGCCGAAGCGAAGGGAACAGGAGATCCGCACCAGGTGTTTACCACACTGCGGATGAGAAAACCGGTGAACAGGGAAACCGGTACCGGCCGGGAACTGCTCTTTTCTGCCGGGAACAAGGCCGGATTCTGGGGCGCATGGATCTGCCACCTGGGGATCCTGCTGCTGATCCTCGGATTTGCCCTGGGTCAGATGACCGCGGAAAACTATACGGTATACGCACTTCCGGGACAGACAAAACCGCTGGATAACACAGGTCTCACGGTGCGGGTGGACGATTTCCGGACAGAACGGACAGAAAACGGAACGGTTCAGCAGTATACAGCGATGCTGACTGTCGCGGATCCGGAAGCACATACGGTTGAAAGCGGATCCGCCAGCGTGAACGCTCCGGCCGGTCTCTTCGGTTATAAATTCTTCCAGAATTCAGTTGGCTGGGGCGCTGATGTGACGGTACTGAAGAACGGTGAAGTGCTTCAGGAGGATTCCCTGTGTGCCGGTGAATACATTCCGGTGAAGGACAAGCAGGAACTGGTGGTTTACCTCCAGGCCTTCTATCCGGATTATGTTCAGATGGCGGGAATGAGCCCGATGACCGCTTCAGAAGAACTGAACAATCCGGCATATCTGTACAGGATCTATTACAGGGGAGAACTTCTTGGCATGAATGTCCTGATGCCCGGGGAAGAAGTGACTATCGATGAGTATACGGTGCGTTTTGATAATCCCCGGAATTATACGCTTCTGGCAGTCAAACGGGACCGGTTTACCTTCCTGGTGCTGCTGGGAGGCCTGATCACTCTGGCCGGACTTATTTTGGCTTTCTGGATGCAGCCCCGCGCTGTGTGGGCGGTCAGGGAGGAAACAGGCTGGCATATTTACGGAACGAACAGGAAAGGCGGGGCGCTGTTCCGGGAAGAGTTCAGCAAAGCAGCCTCCGCGGCGGGATTTATTACTGAAGACACAGACAGGGGAGGAATTGATTGA
- a CDS encoding electron transport complex protein RnfA has product MNNTSLIMIIVTSALVHNVVLNQFLGICSFLGVSKQMKASISLGGAVIFVITIASAVASLLYDYVLKPLGMDFMKTIIFILVIAALVQIVEMFLKKKSPAVYKALGIYLPLITTNCAVLGVALTNVQDGYNFIQCVTSGFGTAVGYTIAIVLLAGIRSRINEKDLPRPLRGAPIVMIAAALMSIAFMGFGGLVL; this is encoded by the coding sequence ATGAACAACACGAGCCTGATTATGATCATCGTGACCAGCGCGCTGGTACACAACGTCGTGCTGAACCAGTTCCTGGGCATCTGCTCTTTCCTGGGCGTCAGCAAACAGATGAAAGCCTCCATCAGCCTGGGCGGCGCTGTGATCTTCGTTATCACCATCGCCTCCGCTGTGGCAAGCCTGCTGTATGACTACGTTCTCAAGCCCCTGGGCATGGACTTCATGAAGACGATCATCTTCATCCTGGTCATCGCTGCCCTGGTGCAGATCGTGGAAATGTTCCTGAAGAAAAAGTCCCCTGCGGTCTACAAGGCCCTGGGTATCTATCTTCCCCTGATCACCACCAACTGCGCGGTGCTGGGTGTTGCCCTGACCAACGTGCAGGACGGTTACAATTTCATCCAGTGTGTGACGAGCGGCTTCGGCACCGCGGTGGGCTATACCATCGCTATTGTGCTGCTGGCGGGCATCCGTTCCCGGATCAACGAGAAGGATCTGCCCCGTCCGCTGCGCGGCGCGCCTATTGTCATGATCGCCGCGGCGCTGATGTCCATCGCGTTTATGGGCTTCGGCGGCCTGGTACTGTGA
- a CDS encoding thiamine pyrophosphate-dependent enzyme — translation MAVVYEKTKLLTDKPLHYCPGCTHGIIHRLVAEAIDELGIQGKTIGIAPVGCAVFAYDYFNCDMMEAAHGRAPAVATGCKRVNPNNIVFTYQGDGDLASIGAAEITHAATRGENITVIFVNNAIYGMTGGQMAPTTLPGQVTTTSPYGRDPKLCGYPIRVSEMLATLDGPAYISRVSVHDVKHIMEAKKAIKKAFEMQIAGKGFSLVEVLSACPTNWGMTPQEALKWVESNMIPQYPLGVKKEVE, via the coding sequence ATGGCTGTTGTATATGAAAAAACAAAGCTGCTGACAGACAAGCCGCTGCATTACTGCCCCGGCTGCACACACGGCATTATTCACCGCCTGGTGGCGGAAGCCATTGACGAACTGGGCATCCAGGGAAAGACCATCGGTATCGCGCCGGTTGGCTGCGCCGTGTTTGCCTATGACTATTTCAACTGTGACATGATGGAAGCTGCCCACGGCCGTGCTCCGGCGGTGGCGACCGGCTGCAAGCGGGTGAATCCGAACAATATCGTTTTCACCTACCAGGGCGACGGCGACCTGGCCTCCATCGGCGCGGCGGAGATCACCCATGCGGCGACCCGCGGTGAGAACATCACGGTTATCTTTGTGAACAACGCCATTTACGGCATGACCGGCGGCCAGATGGCTCCCACGACCCTGCCCGGACAGGTGACCACCACCTCTCCCTACGGCCGGGATCCCAAACTGTGCGGCTATCCCATCCGGGTCAGCGAAATGCTGGCAACCCTGGACGGACCGGCTTATATTTCCCGGGTGTCCGTGCACGACGTGAAGCACATCATGGAAGCGAAGAAGGCCATCAAAAAGGCTTTCGAAATGCAGATTGCCGGCAAGGGCTTCTCGCTGGTTGAAGTGCTGTCCGCCTGCCCCACCAACTGGGGCATGACTCCCCAGGAAGCGCTTAAGTGGGTGGAAAGCAACATGATTCCCCAGTATCCGCTGGGTGTGAAAAAGGAGGTTGAGTGA
- the ccsB gene encoding c-type cytochrome biogenesis protein CcsB codes for MLQAENTLFTIVVIGYFVLTILNFVFVALKKEKLASAAFFLQAGLLVLHTAALVLRGIGAGRWPMTNQYEFATSFAWALCLVSLIFIRKYHFPVLGAFSSPLILLMIGYAAMQSREVRDLMPSLRSSWLAFHVSTAIIGYGAFGVAFVLSLIFLFRGKMKEDSFWGQHIPKPEKVDLISYRSVCLGMLFLSLTILTGAIWAEQAWGSYWSWDPKETWSLVTWIIYAVYLHLRLRRGWKGKTAAWFAVIGFICVIFTYIGVNTFLPGIHSYA; via the coding sequence ATGCTGCAGGCAGAAAACACGCTGTTTACGATCGTGGTTATTGGATACTTTGTGCTGACAATCCTGAATTTTGTTTTTGTGGCACTGAAAAAGGAAAAACTGGCTTCCGCAGCGTTCTTCCTGCAGGCAGGATTGCTTGTGCTTCATACGGCGGCTCTTGTTCTCAGGGGAATCGGCGCGGGACGCTGGCCGATGACAAACCAGTATGAGTTTGCGACCAGCTTTGCCTGGGCATTATGCCTGGTGAGCCTGATCTTTATCCGGAAGTACCATTTTCCGGTACTGGGTGCTTTTTCCTCTCCTCTGATCCTGCTGATGATCGGTTATGCTGCCATGCAAAGCAGGGAGGTAAGGGATCTGATGCCTTCCCTGCGTTCCAGTTGGCTGGCTTTTCATGTATCCACTGCGATTATTGGCTACGGAGCATTTGGCGTGGCGTTTGTCCTGTCCCTGATATTCCTGTTCCGCGGGAAAATGAAGGAAGACAGTTTCTGGGGGCAGCATATTCCGAAGCCTGAGAAGGTGGACCTGATCAGCTACAGAAGCGTATGCCTCGGCATGCTGTTCCTGTCCCTGACCATCCTGACTGGTGCTATCTGGGCTGAACAGGCCTGGGGCAGCTACTGGTCCTGGGATCCAAAGGAGACCTGGTCGCTGGTAACCTGGATCATTTACGCGGTGTACCTGCATCTGCGGCTGCGCAGGGGCTGGAAGGGGAAGACAGCTGCCTGGTTTGCCGTGATTGGATTTATCTGCGTCATCTTTACCTATATCGGTGTGAATACATTCCTGCCGGGAATTCACAGTTATGCGTAA
- a CDS encoding ammonia-forming cytochrome c nitrite reductase subunit c552: MDYFAKKQWIRIAVCAVLVGAIVLGMTGVFSGTGSLKYDPSAKNLPAGASEAEVTEQGFGGDVTAHVVLNGNTVQELTIDTPNETEGLGKRASDAEFTEQFIGKEGPFTFGENGIEALSGATVTSTAALKAINKAITGEDAAEEPAPEATEEPAAETAAEPAVDDSAITAAEQGFGGDVTVHVTLDGENRIQALTIDTPNETAGLGQRASEAAFTEQFIGKSGPFTYGEDGIDALAGATVTSNAVLKAINSAVPAAEKAEEPAAEATEEPAAEPAAEPAADDNAITAAEQGFGGDVTVHVTLDGENRIQALTIDTPNETAGLGQRASETAFTDQFIGKSGPFTYGENGIDALAGATVTSNAVLKAINSVVPAGEQKEEAAATEEPAPEATAEPAAEETEAPAEKAETNKEAASDGQAYGVYRVTKENTFSKVTVTASAKNGTLTDVKITSEGEEGKDLLTDAIREEWAKAILESGSAAPDAITGATLKFSAGSVQEAMEEILARMNGEAAAAPSEEPAAEEPAAEKTSGNGNDILSAIAVSMGKEKDNSYVTDYLEQDPYLVNIYEGYGFAKDYGSARGHAYTLEDVQKTQRPHAKANCLTCKTPDMHKLIAEQGVSVYSMPFDEMMAQTTNAISCYTCHGADDGNDGKMVVTHQYVNEALGENVSEIKAASLSCGQCHIEYYFTPEDSEAMMPYHSKAEMTPEAILAYYDALGFYDWEQPGTGTKMLKAQHPELETWAYGKHAAMLSCADCHMPVETTESGAQYHDHHLVSPLENETLLAKCASCHGSADNTTALVKGIQEKVTARETDVGNKLSELKDELTAAVTAGAMSEEELDAVRKLHREAQWFFDFCYVENSEGAHNSALAYNCLDTSESKINEAKGLLASAGKSDVTGSAPAAAEEETPKKPPLYAGYRAEKENAFSKVTVIAYAKNGTLTDVKITSEGEEGKDLLTDTIRDEWAKAILESGSAAPDAVTGATLTFSAGSVQEAMTEILDKINGK; this comes from the coding sequence ATGGACTATTTTGCTAAGAAACAATGGATCCGGATCGCGGTCTGCGCCGTACTGGTGGGGGCAATTGTCCTGGGTATGACCGGCGTGTTCAGCGGAACCGGTTCACTGAAATATGATCCGTCCGCAAAGAATCTGCCTGCCGGCGCTTCCGAAGCGGAAGTGACGGAGCAGGGCTTCGGCGGCGACGTGACGGCTCATGTTGTGCTGAACGGGAATACGGTCCAGGAACTGACCATTGATACGCCGAACGAAACCGAAGGCCTGGGCAAACGGGCATCTGACGCGGAATTTACCGAGCAGTTTATCGGCAAGGAAGGCCCCTTCACCTTCGGTGAAAACGGAATTGAAGCGCTGTCCGGCGCGACAGTGACCTCCACTGCTGCCCTGAAGGCGATCAACAAGGCGATCACGGGCGAGGACGCGGCGGAAGAACCCGCGCCTGAAGCCACGGAAGAACCTGCGGCTGAAACCGCTGCCGAACCTGCCGTGGATGACAGTGCCATCACTGCCGCCGAACAGGGCTTCGGCGGAGACGTGACGGTGCATGTGACCCTGGACGGAGAAAACAGAATCCAGGCGCTGACCATTGACACGCCGAACGAAACCGCGGGCCTGGGCCAGCGGGCATCCGAAGCGGCGTTTACCGAGCAGTTTATCGGCAAGAGCGGCCCTTTCACCTATGGTGAAGACGGGATTGACGCCCTGGCCGGCGCGACAGTGACCTCCAACGCTGTGCTGAAGGCCATCAACAGCGCTGTGCCCGCCGCGGAAAAAGCGGAAGAACCCGCGGCTGAAGCCACGGAGGAACCTGCGGCTGAACCCGCCGCTGAGCCTGCCGCGGATGACAATGCCATCACTGCTGCTGAACAGGGCTTCGGCGGAGACGTGACAGTGCATGTGACCCTCGACGGAGAAAACAGGATCCAGGCGCTGACCATTGACACGCCGAACGAAACCGCGGGCCTGGGTCAGCGGGCTTCCGAAACGGCGTTTACTGACCAGTTTATCGGAAAGAGCGGCCCCTTCACCTACGGCGAAAACGGGATTGACGCCCTGGCCGGCGCAACGGTGACCTCCAACGCTGTGCTGAAGGCGATCAACAGCGTTGTGCCTGCCGGTGAACAGAAGGAAGAAGCCGCCGCAACAGAGGAACCTGCTCCGGAAGCAACAGCGGAACCCGCTGCGGAAGAGACGGAAGCGCCCGCAGAGAAGGCTGAAACAAATAAGGAAGCCGCTTCTGACGGACAGGCCTACGGCGTTTACCGCGTGACAAAAGAAAACACCTTCAGCAAGGTGACAGTCACTGCTTCCGCGAAGAACGGAACCCTGACCGATGTGAAGATCACTTCCGAAGGAGAAGAAGGCAAAGACCTGCTGACGGACGCGATCCGCGAAGAATGGGCCAAGGCCATCCTGGAAAGCGGCAGCGCCGCACCGGATGCCATTACCGGCGCCACACTGAAATTCTCCGCCGGTTCCGTGCAGGAAGCTATGGAAGAGATCCTGGCCCGGATGAACGGGGAAGCCGCTGCAGCTCCCTCGGAGGAGCCCGCGGCCGAAGAACCTGCCGCGGAAAAGACGTCCGGAAACGGAAACGATATTCTGTCAGCGATCGCTGTCTCCATGGGAAAAGAAAAGGATAACAGCTATGTGACTGACTATCTGGAGCAGGATCCTTATCTGGTCAATATTTATGAAGGATACGGCTTTGCCAAGGATTACGGCAGCGCCAGGGGTCATGCCTATACACTGGAAGACGTGCAGAAAACCCAGCGGCCGCATGCAAAGGCTAACTGCCTGACCTGCAAGACGCCGGATATGCATAAGCTGATTGCAGAACAGGGTGTGAGCGTTTATTCCATGCCTTTTGATGAAATGATGGCGCAGACGACCAATGCCATCAGCTGCTATACCTGCCACGGAGCAGATGATGGGAACGACGGAAAGATGGTTGTGACCCATCAGTACGTGAATGAAGCGTTGGGTGAAAACGTCAGCGAGATCAAGGCGGCTTCCCTGTCCTGCGGCCAGTGCCATATTGAGTACTATTTCACGCCGGAAGACAGCGAAGCCATGATGCCGTATCACAGCAAGGCTGAGATGACTCCCGAAGCGATCCTGGCATACTACGATGCGCTGGGCTTCTATGACTGGGAACAGCCTGGCACCGGAACAAAGATGCTCAAGGCGCAGCATCCGGAACTGGAGACCTGGGCTTACGGCAAGCATGCGGCTATGCTGAGCTGCGCGGACTGCCATATGCCGGTTGAAACAACGGAAAGCGGCGCCCAGTATCATGATCACCACCTGGTCAGTCCGCTGGAAAACGAAACCCTGCTGGCAAAATGCGCTTCCTGTCACGGAAGTGCGGACAACACGACCGCACTGGTGAAGGGAATCCAGGAAAAAGTGACAGCCAGGGAAACAGATGTGGGAAACAAGCTGTCTGAACTGAAGGATGAACTGACAGCGGCAGTTACTGCCGGCGCAATGAGCGAGGAAGAACTGGACGCGGTGCGGAAACTGCATCGGGAAGCCCAGTGGTTCTTCGATTTCTGCTATGTGGAGAATTCGGAAGGTGCTCATAATTCCGCACTGGCATATAACTGCCTGGATACTTCGGAATCCAAAATCAACGAAGCAAAGGGACTGCTTGCTTCTGCCGGCAAATCCGATGTAACCGGATCTGCTCCTGCTGCGGCGGAAGAGGAGACTCCGAAAAAACCGCCGCTTTATGCAGGCTACCGGGCTGAAAAGGAGAATGCCTTCAGCAAGGTGACGGTCATCGCGTACGCGAAGAACGGAACCCTGACCGACGTGAAGATCACTTCCGAAGGAGAAGAGGGCAAAGACCTGCTGACGGACACGATCCGCGATGAATGGGCCAAAGCCATCCTGGAAAGCGGCAGCGCCGCTCCGGATGCCGTTACCGGCGCTACGCTGACATTCTCCGCCGGCTCAGTTCAGGAGGCCATGACAGAAATTCTTGACAAAATAAACGGGAAATGA
- a CDS encoding RnfABCDGE type electron transport complex subunit B: MNIILITTLVIAVIGVCVGAGLVFTGKKFAVEVDEREVAVREKLPGNNCGACGFAGCDALAAAIAKGEAPVNACPVGGAPVAQEIGDIMGTSAGAMERKVAFVACKGTCNVTKNQGNYVGIKDCRTAVLSGMNITECTYGCLGFGSCAEVCPEQAITIQNGVAVVNRNRCVSCGLCAKTCPRGLISLVPESRIIRVQCSNKDKGPVVRKMCTAGCIGCGLCVKQCEFEAIEFDGSLARINPDKCTLCGKCAEKCPAKVIMTTPN, encoded by the coding sequence ATGAATATTATCCTGATCACGACCCTGGTTATCGCGGTTATCGGCGTATGCGTCGGTGCGGGCCTTGTATTCACAGGCAAGAAGTTCGCTGTTGAAGTGGATGAGCGTGAAGTGGCTGTGCGTGAAAAGCTGCCCGGCAACAACTGCGGTGCCTGCGGCTTTGCCGGCTGTGACGCGCTGGCTGCTGCCATCGCCAAAGGCGAGGCTCCTGTCAATGCCTGCCCCGTGGGCGGTGCTCCTGTTGCCCAGGAGATCGGTGACATCATGGGTACTTCCGCCGGTGCCATGGAACGGAAAGTCGCGTTTGTGGCCTGCAAAGGCACCTGCAACGTGACGAAGAACCAGGGCAACTATGTGGGCATCAAGGACTGCCGGACCGCTGTGCTTTCCGGCATGAATATCACGGAGTGCACTTACGGGTGCCTGGGTTTCGGCTCCTGTGCCGAGGTGTGCCCGGAACAGGCGATCACGATTCAGAACGGTGTTGCCGTTGTAAACCGGAACCGCTGCGTCAGCTGCGGCCTGTGCGCCAAGACCTGCCCGAGGGGTCTGATCTCCCTGGTTCCGGAAAGCCGGATCATCCGGGTGCAGTGTTCCAACAAGGACAAGGGACCTGTTGTCCGGAAGATGTGCACCGCAGGCTGCATCGGCTGCGGTCTGTGCGTAAAGCAGTGCGAGTTTGAAGCCATCGAGTTTGACGGCTCCCTGGCCCGGATCAATCCGGATAAGTGTACCCTGTGCGGCAAGTGCGCTGAGAAGTGCCCTGCCAAAGTAATCATGACCACTCCGAATTGA
- a CDS encoding 4Fe-4S dicluster domain-containing protein, whose amino-acid sequence MAKLTIDRETCKGCGLCADVCPKHLLALSKEINTKGYHPIGITDQGACIGCAFCARMCPDAVIKVEK is encoded by the coding sequence ATGGCCAAACTGACCATCGACCGTGAGACCTGCAAGGGCTGCGGCCTCTGCGCCGATGTCTGTCCCAAGCATCTGCTTGCCCTGAGCAAGGAGATCAACACCAAAGGTTATCATCCCATCGGAATTACGGACCAGGGAGCCTGCATCGGCTGCGCGTTCTGCGCACGGATGTGCCCGGATGCCGTAATCAAGGTAGAAAAATAA
- a CDS encoding 3-methyl-2-oxobutanoate dehydrogenase subunit VorB, giving the protein MGEKMLMKGNEAIAEAAIQAGCRFFFGYPITPQNQIPEYMSKRLPKMEGGCFLQAESEVAAINMVYGAAGAGARVMTSSSSPGISLKQEGISYIVGAELPCVIVNMVRGGPGLGSIQPAQSDYYQSTRGGGHGDYRMLVLAPSSVQEAVELTQEAFDLADKYRNPVLIMGDGLIGQMMEPVEMPERKERTDLPAKTWAATGWTPDCGRERAIINSLYIDPAVLEKHVNKLYAKYAVMEEQECRWQEEMTEDADYVIVAYGTTARIARSAMRKLREEGIKAGLIRPITLWPFPAAPIAKAAEHAKAFLTVEMSMGQMVDDVKLAVDGKKPVHFFGRTGGIVPTVREIITQVEELAKGGK; this is encoded by the coding sequence ATGGGTGAAAAAATGCTCATGAAGGGGAATGAAGCCATCGCCGAAGCCGCGATCCAGGCAGGATGCCGCTTCTTCTTCGGCTATCCCATTACCCCCCAGAACCAGATCCCGGAATACATGTCCAAGCGGCTGCCCAAGATGGAAGGCGGCTGTTTCCTGCAGGCGGAAAGTGAAGTTGCCGCCATCAATATGGTATACGGCGCTGCCGGTGCCGGCGCGAGGGTTATGACATCCTCCTCCAGCCCGGGAATCTCCCTGAAGCAGGAAGGCATCAGCTATATCGTCGGCGCGGAACTGCCCTGCGTTATCGTGAACATGGTGCGCGGAGGCCCCGGACTGGGATCCATCCAGCCTGCCCAGAGCGACTACTATCAGTCCACCCGCGGCGGCGGACACGGCGATTACCGCATGCTGGTGCTGGCACCCTCTTCCGTACAGGAAGCGGTAGAGCTGACCCAGGAAGCTTTTGACCTGGCTGACAAGTACCGGAACCCTGTGCTGATCATGGGTGACGGTCTGATCGGCCAGATGATGGAGCCTGTGGAAATGCCGGAACGCAAGGAACGGACCGACCTGCCCGCAAAGACCTGGGCAGCCACCGGCTGGACTCCCGACTGCGGCCGCGAACGGGCGATCATCAATTCCCTGTACATCGATCCCGCTGTGCTGGAAAAGCATGTGAACAAGCTGTACGCCAAGTACGCTGTGATGGAAGAGCAGGAATGCCGCTGGCAGGAAGAAATGACCGAGGACGCGGACTATGTGATCGTAGCCTACGGCACCACTGCCCGTATTGCCCGCAGCGCCATGCGCAAGCTGCGCGAAGAAGGCATCAAGGCCGGCCTGATCCGTCCCATCACCCTGTGGCCCTTCCCGGCGGCTCCCATCGCGAAGGCTGCTGAGCACGCGAAGGCTTTCCTGACCGTGGAAATGAGCATGGGCCAGATGGTGGACGACGTGAAGCTGGCTGTGGACGGCAAAAAGCCCGTACACTTCTTTGGCCGCACCGGCGGTATTGTGCCGACGGTCCGGGAGATCATCACCCAGGTGGAAGAACTTGCGAAAGGGGGCAAATGA
- the rsxE gene encoding electron transport complex subunit RsxE — MKKYIERLWNGLVKENPVLVLMLGMCPALAVSTQASNGIGMGLSTLAVLVLSNFVISCLRKVIPDQIRLPAYIVIVASLVTVTELLIEAYLPSLYEALGIYIPLIVVNCIILGRAEAYANKHTPLLSVMDGIGMGLGFTIALTLAGMIRELLGAGSVFGLRLLPEGFGMTIFIQPPGAFLVFALIIAVMNAIGIKTRQRKLVESGCDGNCSLCSAACETRDTEPEAKAEEKGGADA; from the coding sequence ATGAAAAAGTATATCGAACGCCTCTGGAACGGCCTGGTTAAGGAAAACCCGGTACTGGTGCTGATGCTGGGCATGTGTCCCGCCCTGGCGGTCTCCACCCAGGCATCCAACGGTATCGGCATGGGCCTGAGCACACTTGCCGTGCTGGTGCTGAGCAACTTTGTGATCAGCTGCCTGCGCAAGGTCATCCCGGACCAGATCCGGCTTCCTGCCTACATCGTGATCGTTGCCAGCCTGGTGACGGTGACGGAACTGCTGATTGAAGCCTACCTTCCCAGCCTTTATGAGGCGCTGGGCATTTATATCCCCCTGATCGTTGTGAACTGCATCATCCTGGGCCGCGCGGAAGCCTATGCCAACAAGCATACTCCGCTGCTGTCCGTGATGGACGGTATCGGCATGGGCCTGGGCTTCACGATTGCCCTGACCCTGGCGGGTATGATCCGTGAGCTTCTGGGCGCCGGATCTGTCTTCGGACTCCGCCTGCTGCCGGAAGGCTTCGGAATGACCATCTTCATCCAGCCTCCGGGAGCCTTCCTGGTCTTTGCGCTGATCATCGCCGTGATGAATGCCATCGGCATCAAGACGCGCCAGCGCAAGCTGGTTGAGAGCGGCTGCGACGGTAACTGCTCCCTGTGCAGCGCTGCCTGCGAAACCCGGGATACCGAACCGGAAGCCAAAGCTGAAGAGAAGGGAGGCGCGGACGCATGA